Proteins from a single region of Haloplanus sp. GDY1:
- a CDS encoding DUF433 domain-containing protein has product MSGTKSGPDTSQSRIVSTEDVLGGKPRIDGTRIGVYFVHERVERRGLEPRTVADRHDLDVADVYRALAYYHDHPDEMARIERERKRLRESTESDPNVATGPADLE; this is encoded by the coding sequence ATGAGTGGCACGAAATCGGGCCCCGATACGTCTCAATCTCGGATCGTCAGTACCGAGGACGTACTGGGTGGTAAACCGCGCATCGATGGGACGCGGATCGGGGTGTACTTCGTCCACGAACGGGTGGAACGGCGGGGCCTCGAACCTCGGACGGTCGCGGATCGACACGACCTCGATGTCGCCGACGTGTATCGTGCACTGGCCTACTATCACGACCATCCGGACGAAATGGCGAGGATCGAGCGAGAACGGAAACGACTCCGTGAGAGCACGGAGTCCGATCCGAACGTGGCGACAGGTCCCGCGGATCTGGAGTAA
- a CDS encoding PRC-barrel domain-containing protein, whose product MDGTPQEITTLVGREVYSNNGVFVGEVEDVRLDLGGESVTGLALGELSQELFAGRIEAGKGVMIPYRWVRAVGDVILINDVVERLDDEDEDEEVVA is encoded by the coding sequence ATGGACGGCACGCCACAGGAGATCACGACGCTCGTCGGGCGCGAGGTGTATTCGAACAACGGGGTATTCGTCGGGGAAGTCGAGGACGTGCGCCTCGACCTCGGCGGGGAGTCCGTCACGGGACTCGCGCTCGGCGAACTGAGCCAGGAACTGTTCGCCGGTCGGATCGAGGCCGGCAAGGGCGTGATGATCCCCTACCGCTGGGTCCGTGCCGTGGGTGACGTCATCCTCATCAACGACGTGGTCGAACGGCTGGACGACGAGGACGAGGACGAGGAAGTCGTCGCCTAA
- a CDS encoding glutaredoxin family protein, protein MSDTPAADSGETATVTVYTRADCHLCAEAIETVERVAASLGRPVDIDVVDVDTDPDLRERYGDRVPYVTVDGRPRFKYRVDADDLREILSE, encoded by the coding sequence GTGTCCGACACGCCAGCGGCCGATTCGGGTGAGACGGCCACCGTCACGGTCTATACGCGCGCGGACTGTCACCTCTGTGCGGAGGCCATCGAGACCGTCGAGCGCGTCGCCGCATCCCTCGGGCGGCCGGTCGACATCGACGTCGTCGACGTCGACACGGACCCGGACCTGCGGGAGCGATACGGCGACCGGGTCCCGTACGTGACCGTTGACGGCCGCCCGCGGTTCAAGTATCGCGTCGACGCCGACGACCTCCGGGAGATCCTCTCGGAGTGA
- a CDS encoding metal-dependent hydrolase translates to MLFATHLVAAWLLGRRWRASPRWLVAGAALPDVVDKPLAAAGVVDLYHTVGHSGVTLALAVPVALVGRRGVALWVGWLSHLLLDALHLVVNGRADDVPFLGWPLTEPATPLGLPPVEFVGYYLWTPSFFLETVVWLALGVSLVAARPDGERG, encoded by the coding sequence GTGCTCTTCGCGACCCACCTCGTCGCCGCCTGGCTCCTCGGTCGGCGGTGGCGGGCGTCGCCGCGGTGGCTCGTCGCCGGCGCGGCGCTTCCGGACGTGGTCGACAAGCCCCTGGCGGCGGCGGGCGTCGTCGACCTGTATCACACCGTCGGTCACTCGGGGGTCACCCTCGCGCTGGCCGTCCCGGTAGCCCTGGTCGGGAGACGGGGGGTCGCGCTCTGGGTCGGCTGGCTGTCGCATCTCCTGCTCGACGCGCTCCACCTCGTCGTCAACGGCCGCGCCGACGACGTCCCGTTTCTCGGCTGGCCGCTGACGGAACCGGCGACCCCGCTCGGGCTCCCACCCGTCGAGTTCGTGGGGTACTACCTCTGGACGCCGTCGTTCTTCCTCGAGACCGTCGTCTGGCTGGCGCTCGGCGTCAGCCTCGTGGCCGCCCGACCGGACGGCGAGCGCGGGTGA
- a CDS encoding DHH family phosphoesterase: MSNAAPVSTMSSYAILGCGSVGHAVAEDLAEEGKSVLILDRDESRVEALRDQDLDARRADIREDEVADLVADRDVILILASDVEANKAAVSRIRERGGDQFVIVRASDPVSEDELTEAGADVVINPSQVIAESALRALETGELEYKAQQLADILRSGDGRLAILTHDNPDPDSIASAVALQAIAEAHDVEADILYHGDIGHQENRAFVNLLGIELLPLSEVESLDDYALIALVDHMKSGDLGLDAGVDIFIDHYEPESDYDADFMDVRPNVSSTSTILTKYIQEFDLSPSEAVATALLYGIRAETLDFKRDTTPADLTAAAYLYPFANHDTLEQVESPSMSPETLDVLAEAIQNRQVQGSHLVSNAGFIRDRDALAQAAQHLLNLEGITTTAVFGIADDTIYLAARSKDIRINIGNVLDDAYGAIGEAGGHSTQGSVEIPLGLFTGIEASEDNRDTLLSLAEEAVRKKLFDAMGVESSAGEGANGS, from the coding sequence ATGAGCAACGCGGCGCCAGTCTCGACGATGTCTTCGTACGCGATCCTCGGCTGTGGGAGCGTCGGCCACGCCGTCGCCGAGGACCTCGCGGAGGAGGGCAAAAGCGTGCTGATCCTCGACCGGGACGAGAGCCGCGTCGAAGCGCTCCGCGATCAGGACCTCGACGCCCGCCGGGCCGACATCCGCGAGGACGAGGTGGCCGACCTCGTCGCCGACCGCGACGTGATCCTGATCCTCGCGTCGGACGTGGAGGCGAACAAGGCGGCCGTCTCCAGGATCCGCGAGCGCGGCGGCGACCAGTTCGTCATCGTCCGCGCCTCCGACCCCGTCTCGGAGGACGAACTCACCGAGGCCGGCGCGGACGTGGTGATCAACCCCTCGCAGGTGATCGCGGAGTCGGCGCTGCGCGCCCTGGAGACGGGCGAACTGGAGTACAAGGCCCAGCAACTCGCCGACATCCTCCGTTCGGGCGACGGGCGACTCGCCATCCTCACCCACGACAACCCCGATCCGGACTCCATCGCCAGCGCGGTGGCGCTGCAGGCCATCGCGGAGGCCCACGACGTCGAGGCGGACATCCTCTATCACGGCGACATCGGCCACCAGGAGAACCGGGCGTTCGTGAACCTGCTCGGCATCGAACTCCTGCCGCTCTCGGAGGTGGAGTCGCTGGACGACTACGCCCTGATCGCGCTGGTCGATCACATGAAGTCCGGCGACCTCGGCCTCGACGCCGGCGTCGACATCTTCATCGACCACTACGAGCCCGAGTCCGACTACGACGCCGACTTCATGGACGTCCGGCCGAACGTCTCCTCCACCTCGACCATCCTCACGAAGTACATCCAGGAGTTCGACCTCTCGCCGAGCGAGGCGGTGGCGACGGCGCTCCTGTACGGCATCCGCGCCGAGACCCTGGATTTCAAGCGGGACACCACGCCCGCTGACCTGACGGCGGCCGCGTACCTGTACCCCTTCGCCAACCACGACACCTTAGAGCAGGTGGAGTCGCCGTCGATGTCGCCGGAGACGCTCGACGTGCTCGCGGAGGCCATCCAGAACCGCCAGGTACAGGGGAGCCACCTCGTCTCGAACGCGGGGTTCATCCGCGACCGCGACGCGCTCGCCCAGGCCGCCCAGCACCTCCTCAACCTCGAGGGCATCACGACGACGGCGGTGTTCGGCATCGCCGACGACACCATCTACCTCGCGGCACGCTCCAAGGACATCCGCATCAACATCGGGAACGTCCTCGACGACGCCTACGGCGCCATCGGCGAGGCGGGCGGCCACTCCACGCAGGGGAGCGTCGAGATTCCGCTCGGCCTCTTCACCGGCATCGAGGCGAGCGAGGACAACCGCGACACGCTCCTGTCGCTCGCCGAGGAGGCGGTGCGCAAGAAACTGTTCGACGCGATGGGTGTCGAGAGCAGCGCGGGCGAGGGCGCGAACGGGAGTTAG
- a CDS encoding DUF5615 family PIN-like protein: protein MSVTLSLLFDEDTEAKFARLCEKEGHDVERVVDVPELGRGAKDAEVRRYANSTDRIVVTHDDDYVRGARADDDRTLYAPNQRLSAFELYRILSAVCDVVSSAEELPPAVYLTEDWL, encoded by the coding sequence ATGTCGGTGACGTTGTCGCTGTTGTTCGACGAGGATACGGAAGCCAAGTTCGCCCGACTCTGCGAGAAGGAGGGTCACGATGTCGAGCGAGTCGTCGACGTTCCGGAACTGGGCCGAGGAGCGAAAGATGCCGAAGTCCGACGGTACGCTAACTCGACGGATCGGATCGTCGTGACTCACGACGACGATTATGTAAGGGGGGCTCGGGCGGATGACGACAGAACCCTTTACGCGCCGAACCAGCGGCTGTCGGCGTTCGAACTTTATCGCATTCTCTCTGCCGTCTGTGACGTTGTCTCTTCAGCTGAGGAACTGCCACCTGCCGTGTATCTGACCGAGGACTGGCTCTAA